CTGAAAGAAGCAGGTTCCAACTTTTAATTAGGATCCAAAAAAGACCAATAAAATTCTATAAACACCTTAAAGTCAATGAGCCTAACTCCAACCATTACAAAGCTACAatgaggaaaagacagaaagaagtcTTCTCAGCTATATGGACCATAAAACCCAGCAAAACAATGAATTGCTTCAACACAGACCCCACACAAACCAGACTGAACGCAAAGAAATTTTAAAGTATCAACCACTGGACAGCATTACAAAAACTACAAAGTAATGCTAATTAGTCCTGGACAGACAAAAATGAGTTGATTATAGGGttaaaatgaacaaccagaaactgagaaaaacatgAGCAACAACAACCTGGAAATTGCAACTGGTAAACACCAACAGAGTCCTTTCTGCCAACAGCAGGTGCAAACAGACAATCTGAggcacaaaaaaagagaggagggCATGTTGGTTTTCTGTGTACAGGGAAGAAACTGGACAGGAGAAAGAGGTGGTTCTGTTTCCTACCTTCTGTTTCTCTGCTAGTGTGTCACACTGTCTTCCACAGTTCAGGATATAGTAGTGGCTGAGTCTACTTCAATAACATTCACCTAATGAGTATGTGAAGAAGGATTAGTCACCGTGTGCATCATACCTGCACACAATCATGTAATTAGGAATCTGCCATATTCTGATTCATTGCTGCATCAATCTCAGATTAGCTAGAGGGGGAAGTGTCTTCTGTAGCTAGCATGAAAAAAGAAGTaaagaataaatacagcaaGATGACTTTCAAATAGCACATCCACTAGTTCCTCTGTAGTGTGCATTTGCATATGGTAATATACTGTAGAAGGATGGTGCAAAATTTTTAAACTGCAGGATGTCAAAAAGTTCAAAATAGCCAAAGAgcaaatgctgtaaaattacgtactgtttagtttttttttatgtgtgtttcaatattaaaagacagagaaaactgTTTTCTCATTCATCTTGCTGACAATAATAATTGGTCAGCAGTGTTGTACTACTTAGCTACACAAAGCATCAAGAAATTCATGTATTATCAGAgactttttcatatttaaaatacattaacaATAGTCTTTAATACAATGCAAGTCTCGGGCAAATTTCTGAATAGTCTGCAAAGAAAGATCCAGACCTGCATGACAGTGTCAAGTAATACTCTGATGAAAATACTCAAGACAGCTTCAGATGATGACATAATTACCCGAGCCTCATCAATTCTGACACATCGTgacattttgttgttgctttccACCCGACAGCATTTGTGGTATTCTAATAAAAGAATTTGCAAATGACCTCTGGTTTAAATGGATGCAGTAAGGATACAAAGCCTGCTGGCAAGACTGAAATGTTCCATTTATTTGGTTGGAGCACATTTGTAAAGATGTTTGACTGAATTCTTCCCACAGTATCTTCAAGGGACGGCACAGTGTGTTGTACAGCCCTGCTCAGATGGCGTCTGCAGTTTTGCCTGTTTTGAACAGATGCTAAGAATCTGATGGGCTTGATCAGAATTCACTTCTGCCATTAAATTAGGGTGAAATTAAAGCCAATGTTCTCCTCCCAATAAAAACATTGGAATTCTGAACAGAGATGGTACAAATAATGACCACTGTACTTccaaggaggaaaaaaaaaaatcaataaaacatgtttttaaaaaacaaacaaaaataatacatcaCTGCCTGCATTTGTGAAACACCAATTCCTTTTGCTTTAATAATACTGACCCTGAAGTTCTGTTTCTATTAAAAACATGGTATTAatgaaaatgaagcattttgtgtgtgtgtggtgggtgtTGAAATACAGCGTAAGGcatagtctctctctctctctctctctctctctctctctctctctctctctctctctctctctctctctctctctctctctctctctctctctctctctctctctctctctctctctctctctctctctctctctctctctctctctctctctctctctctctctctctctctctctctctctatatatatatatatatagatgtgTGTGAAAGTtgttatatgtatgtatgtatgtatgtatgtatgtatgtatgtatgtgtatatatatatatatatatatatatatatatatatatatatatatatatatatatatatgtgtgtgtaccaTGTAATGGTCTATGTTAAACACAGAGAAGAAATGAATTCTATTTcaattcatgttttatttattgggATGTATGGTTCAGCTCCTCTGCATGCCACACTGACTGCATTTGGagacaaaactaaaaagcaATTCTAATCACAAATACGCTGCACAATTACTGGTGCCTTGCAAAATTGCAGACATGAACAACAACTTGCTTTACCAATTCACATTTGACAAATCCAcattttcttctccttcctttctctataaaaatgtacaaaatttcCATTTGATGACGATGGCCACAATCAAGTATAAAACATGTCATTGTACCCCTGCCTAcctttttacagtcaacaatAGCAACATGAGAGAGAGTTCGATTGTGTCCAGCTTGTGATCGACTAACAGCTTCAAATAACTCTGTGTTAAATACACTTTTTACTTACTTAACCTAATTTGTTTTGAGTGTCACTGATCAGAGGGCAGTGGGATTTTAAAATAGGTTTACTTGCTTCAGTCCTAATTAGCATGAAAAACCATTGCACCTTAGACTGTGAGACTGTGAAATTACTCTAAACTTGATTGATTACCAACATAGATGCTAAAATcgctctccctcttttttttctcttttttaccTTGTAGCCAGTCTTCACTCTAAAATCAATAGCTAGATTTTCTGGTGAAAACAGAGAATAAGGAGAAGTCACTGCAGTCTAGAGAAGTAAGTGGGAGATTTATTGTCCAGTGAGACAGCAACACCCAAAGCCATAAAGATACACGAGAAAGGCTTCAAAATATCCTGTAGTGCCCAAGTCAGAGCCCAGATCTCAgtccaactgagaatttgtaGCAGGACTAGAAAATTGCTTTTTACTCACCATCCCTTTCCCAAATGACAGAGCATGGACAGATTTACAAGGAGAAATGGGAGGAAATGCTATGTCCCAAGGTGCCGGGCTGATAGAGCCATCTAAAGGCCAGGCAGATTTGGAAAAGCTGAATATTTCTGCTtgttataattttgattaattgtatTCACAAAGTGTCTGAGATTTGTCTGCAATTTGACTTAAAATCTTCTGAGAATCTGTGACTAAAACAAGCTTAATCTCATGGTAAAAATATAGCCTACCTGCCAGATTGAAGGTAAAGATGACAACAACAGGCGGCATCTCTCCAAATTGTTTTCTCCATTCAGTATCTCACATACTTTACTACCATTCACGACTATGTAAAGGCTACTTACAGACATGCTGTTTTCAATTTGAACCCAGCTGTGCTGAATTTCCGCCGCCACCTATTAACCTGCCCCACCTGCAGAACCCTCCTGGTATGTCGTGTGAAGTTGCCTGATTATTACCGGCTCAGAATTTGATGTAACCTGATAGTCATGTCAGCCGAGATTTGAAAatagatgaatgaatgaataaataaataaacaaataaatattagaTTTAGTTTTGAGTGTAGTCAGGTCAGCAAGTTTTCAGACGTTACTTGTGATTTTTATTAAGTCTACTCCCCCCCCTTATCGCCagcttttaaatttacagtacaGCTATCTATATCAAGGTCCAAAGCAGTAACTGCTGCAGGTAAGAGTAGGGTACAGTTGAGTTACAGTCAAAAATTCATATCAGTAGGATGTGTTAttttgaagcaaaaataaaaatacttaaaagtGCCTCCACGGCATGctgggttttattttgaaattctgcGCAGGAGCTGTATCGTTGTATTCCCGTAACTTGACAATATGGGTCAATGGAGGAGCGCAGCAAGAAACCGACAGACGCTCAGCCGCTACCTGTCACTATAAGATGGCACAGACAAAGACGCGTATCTCCTTTATTGTGTAGtttctatttttgtgtcattttcctgAGCTGGCCTTAattcttttttccttgttttcctttcagAACTACATTCTAGGATGGAGAACCTCCAATTTCTAGAGAAGGATAAAACTGGAGAGCCGTTACGCATCGTAAGGCATAGAGCTTCGTTGTAGATTTCAGTgtagaacaagaaaaaaatcatggaGTATTAGTGCACCTGCACTGTGCGTGTGGACTGTATGATGAAGTACGGACCGGTGGTTCTAACTGCTGGGCTCACTGGTTTGCTGAGTTTTGGTCTCCTCGCTGTGGCAATTGGGACTGATTACTGGTATATAATTGATGTGAATAAACCTAACTACACAGGTACAGAGGACTTGAGTTCACACTCTGGACTGTGGACAATTAATGAAGGTAAGTCAGTTTAACTTCAGTCTGGATATTATGGAATGTATACATGAGCGCTTAGTAATGCGTAAGAGCGGCGTAATAAGCAGTAACTTTTGCTGTGCTTCTCTCAAAGGTAATTTTGAGAAGCCTTTGTGTCACCAACACTGCGTAAAATGCCCTAATGATTCAATGATGGGGTCTTCTTATTTTTGAAGTGACTTCTTTGTCATTCAGGCGTGTTCTAACTTGTGAAATACAAGTATTGATGGATTCTAAATTTAGGAGGGAAGATGGAATCGACAGACTGTGGATGACATGATTTTGCTGAGATCTAGCGATACTTATATTTGTTCATGGATGATGTCTCTGGTGCTGCTGCATTACCATGTATTAACACGGTAATGCAGCACTGTTAGAACAGGTGCAAAAGCTGCTTGCGTGGATTTCAGTATGTTACACTGATGCACAGAGGACATGTCAGTGCTTTTAGCTTGAGGTTGGCAGTATCCTGAATTACTTGGTTAAATTCCTTCACCAGACTccaattcaataaaaaaaaaataaatttaaaaaaacactgtttatgCAGTGAATACAATAAACCATTtggtaaatgtatttttccgttgttgttgttggttaaTTTGTGATTGTGGCAACCTTTAGCCCCTGATCTGTATCAGTCCCTGCAGGCAGCTGCAGGCAAACGGGCAGGAAGCTATGGAGGTGATTTACATACAACTGTAATATAATCTGcttgtgggctgcacagtttGAGGTCCAGACATGTCCAATTTGATTCGGTGGCACCTACGGTTCACTCAATAAATGCCATGTAATGAGACAACATGCTGTGCTCACCTGTGGCCACCTAGCAACTGTGGAATATTTTCGTTGCAAAACATGCAGAACTAATGACATTTGGGGCATATGAAGGTTTCGTTTCATTGGTGTCATTGAGGAATATGTGGTGTTTTTAAGCACTGATCCTATTCTTTGCCACTGATTGActcaaatctgtattttttggtATCAAGGAGCAATTTTTGCCAAGTCCCCTGCACCATTGCAGGTCCTGTCATGTGTAACCTTTTATTCTGACATTTCCAGGAGCAAACAGCAGTTCAGTGATCCCCTCTTTCACAGCAAATATGTCCAGCCTTTCAGAGGCCGAGAGGCATCTTCTTGGTAAGTGGATTTCTTTATCAACTGAGGAAAAGGCTGTAAGAACACACAGTAGAAGATTCTTGGTAATACTGACTCAAATGTCTATCTTGTTGCCTAAAAGCGTTGCATTTACCAGCAATGCTTTCAAACGATCCCATCTAGAAGACAGACAATGAGCCAAGATAGGCATTTTGGAAAAGATAGtgtatatttgttgttgttaaatCCTAGGTTGAAGCAGAGTGTCTTTCAAGGCCTGCCCCTGTTCGCAACttgcacaaatacaaaatacaaaagcaaaTTGTCCAGTGTGACAGAAACTATCTCAAGCAGGTCTGTGGAATTTGATTTTATACTCTGCTGACAATAAGAATGAAAACCAATGGCTCCCCAGATGGGAGACATCAATCTGAAAATCTCAGCTGCTTTTGCAAGCAATTGCACTCAGCAGTAGTGTAAAATACGGCTCACTCATGGTTAGAACCGCCTAACAAAATCACagttctttaaaatatttatgcaCAGACACTGATGTATTGTcttatgtgtgcatgtgtgctttcAGGCTTGCATAAAGTGGTGGTGATCTTGTTGCCACTGAGCCTGGTCCTGCTGGTGCTAGGCTGGATCTTTGGACTTGTCAGTTCGCTGGCCTGCAGTCCCAAGCTGCTGACTGGATCGGCATGCTACTTCCTCTTCTGCAGTAAGTCCACATAGAAtcgttattgtttttttctgagccTTTAGCGGTGATGTGTCCTTGGCATGTGGAATGAGACTGAAGCAAATCCTTTGTGCGATTATGTCAGCATCTAAGACGTACAGCACGAGAAAAAGTGTGTGGGCGACACATCACAGATATATGTGTGTTAACTACACCTAGGAAGTGAACCCCATATGATTCACTTATAACTAACGGCACTGTTATTATCTGATTTCATCCTTTCTAGACATAAACAGTATGCTTGGGCAGGCTAATGGCCAATGAGATAACACTGAATATAGTTgtgtaaatattatattttgCAATTGATTGGAGAAGGCCGTTATAGGTGTAATCTGCAACTATATAGTACATATCTCTATGTGCACATTAAAAATCTCATTCAGCTTCATTGAGTTAAGTTAGGTAATGATCCTTTTGCTCAAACTGTTATTGGAGAGGTGTGGAGATGTGGATTTTAAtggtgaaaataattgtttaaagaaaaagataGACCCAGAGTGATATATTGGTGGGAATGGCTGATATTCCACATTACAGGTACATTTCTAAATTGTGTCACTACATACATTGTCCAGTGGAGTGGCTCTGACTCCAGTGTTTACAAATTTCCCCCATCGCTGTCTGTAGCAGATGTAGCAAAATACACATCTTAGCTGAGCAGGTAGTGGTGCAGAATCAAGTAACAGTAACTTTTTTGctgtctgtgatgtttttggacaatattggTTCCAATATGTGGAAAAAGTCTTTCCCATATACCACCTAATTCATGAATACATTGCTAGAAAGTTGCATCTTTTGcaactcatctgaccacagaaatCTCCTCCtacatgtgtttcaatgattccatcatagaaaattaggGGTTATAGGAGTCAGTGGAagctcaagactgccatgatatacatggtctttacaagtgtatgtttACTTTTGCTGACAACTGTATATAAAGAATATTGACTGACAGAtcaatatcagtatttttactcAATTAAAATTGGTATGGGCCCTAGAAAAATTCAGTATCTCTCATGCTCGAGAAACTGCTGTGAGTCTTGTAACAAGTCTGTCTCTTTATTCAGCCTGTCTGGTTTTGTGTATATCTGACAGATTTTGTGAATATGTGTCTACAACTTCATTGACTCAAGCCACTCAGATGCAATTATAGTAGTGCTATGAGATGTGGTAAGGCTATTCTCACATGAAATCCCACAtgctaaatcacatttttgacacCCCTTTCCAAACACTACCATGCTTTAGAAAGATGTGAATAAAAATTGTTTGTTGCAGTGATTTACTGcaggcatttttttctctctctgtgcttCCCAGTCAGATTTGCATAAAATAAACCATAATTGCAAGCTGGTTCGTGATGAGCGTGAACGTGGTTTTAGACACCATACCAACAAACATTCTCAGCATGGATATTGGCATAATTAACAGTATTGATCACTGGCTGATTGCAGAAAATTACAGAATAGCTTGTTGTTAATTTAGACATCCAGTCGGACTTCCCTTTGGAATCATCAGCCAGCTCATTCTCGTGTCATTCTCTGTTgccataaaataatatttagcTTCCTTTTTATCGAACCTAAGTGTGATCAAATGGACAGCCTATTATATAAATTCTATTGCACACAATGTTCAGAAAGAGTCCAATCATAAACAAGCAGTGATGCACTTGAAACAATTCACATTTACCTTTCATTGTCCAGTAATATAAAGTGAATGTCCACAAGAGCAGAAggttaaataatatattttaaaagccTTTCAGAGTCCCCGTTGAGCAGAAGTTGGGTATGGTAGACACCAAAAGGAGATTTGATCTGTTGGTTCCAGGGCATGCTTAGGTCTGAACTCGAAAGGAATGAGTACAAATCTTCATTTGGGTAGGACTGAGGGTAAACGCATGATTCTGTCAAAGGAGTAGAAGGTCCTATTATGTACTGCGCCATCTGTGCTGACATGCCCAGCCTCTCATGTCACACAGAGACAGCTAATTTCATGCCTTGTGCTGAATGCCCTGTCCGCATTCTTACATCAAAAGACCTGCGAGTGGCAAGCTCTGCCATTTTCCAAACCATCCGTCTTATAATGTAAACAGAAAAGGGGTGAatggtttctgtgttttgttctgctttctttccttcttaTTAAATACATTGGAACCCAGTTTGTAGTTTTTGGCATGAGAAACCATAGTAATCTGGGTGTCAGTAGGTCTTTGTAATGATACCCAAAACACTCACATCACCTATCACAATGCTGATAAATCTAACCCTGGTTCTTCTGAAAATGTATCTTCAGTTTCTTTaatagtttttaattaatttagcaTGGGCTAAACAAGTGTTTAGGAAAACCTTACTGTGGTGTTGATGCAGTAACAGTGTAGACCTCACATTAATTCCAGTAGAACTCTACAAGGCATACCGTACATTGGAAATTTATCATAAGAAATGGATTGAGATGAGAGCCTAAGGGGAAATCTTGCCATTGTCACACCATCAGCACCAAGACAAGCTATTTTTGTTTGCACTTTTCTTTGCAGCAGACTACAGTTACCTGCCCTAATTCCACACATCTTTCTGATGTGCCTACATTAGCCACGCTGCTTGATAAGCATTGAGAAAAAAGGccacagttgtgtttttttataatCTGTAATTATCGGAAGTTAATTGCAGGTGCAGGTTTTGAAGTGTATAGTGGTTCTGCTTTCCACTGTGCCACAGGAAAGGTCAGTCTGAATTGTTCATTTTATAGTTCAATATTTAAGGACTTTTGAGGCTGACATTTAATGATGTTATTCTTGCTGGCCCACCTCTGTGGTAATTGTCATGCGAGACATTTCCTCTGTTTgggaacacaaaaagaaatcaaaaacaaaGCATACTGGAAACGTCATACTTAGACCACAGGTACTGTCTGTAGAGTTACACATTCACAAGTTGAAACCTATATTTCATAATACAATCTATAGGGTTATGTGGGGACAATTGTGTTGGAAAGGGATTGTTTGCTAAATAATGGATTACTGTTGTAATTACCTAATTATAAAAGCTAGCGAAGTGTGATACATCATGGTGATTACAGTGTGTGACTACTCAGCTCAAACTCTGGAGAATTCATTCCAATTCCAGATGGATCCATGTTACAGGTACAAACAAGGGATGTGTGTTAACAACCCAACATGTTTGTCTGTGCATCAACAGGTCTTTTCACCCTGTCTGGAGTCAGCATCTACATCAAATACTCAAATCAGGCCATGGAGGAGTTCCAGCGAATCGTGTCCCCAGAGAATCTCGTCTATGTGGATGTGTCGTTCGGCTGGTCCTTAGCCACAGCCTGGCTCTCCTATAGCTTGGAGGTGGCAACTGGCCTGCTACTCATGCTGGCTGCCAGAATCATTCAAATGAAGGGGCATTACGACTCCGGTGTAGCCATCGCCATGTTATAAACTGACATATTCTAGTGCCCGAGTAAAACTGAAAggtcacattttgttgtttttgaaatgcagttatcatttatttatggtGCTGGGGGAAAACAGATGAGAAGAGGTCAAGCTAATCAAGAGTCAGAACAACAAACTGCAAACTGGGTTTACATAAGTacaacaacagacacagagaaactaaataaattatGCTGgtgaacatcttttttttttttttttttttaaattttcacttCTGCCTGTCACTCTCTTGctatcattttctgtctattgTCCTGGTGAAAAATGATGCAAGccatacaaacagaaaaaaaaaatatgcttggGCTTGACTTGATAGCCAAACCATGTGGGTGCAAATTCCCTGAGAGTCGGGACCCTAGTGTGATTCCCAGACCTTGCTTCATGCATCCTCTACTCTCTTTTCCCACATTTCCTGTGCATCTTCTCTCCCACTATCAAATAAAGGCATAAAATGCTCTTACTCATGGAGTAATTACCGCTAGATTAAAAGTAGCTGTTTAGGCTTTGAATGAATCCTGTATGTAATAATACATTATGTTTCAGCTTTGATGCCATCATTCAGCCAATAGACCCATTTAATTATTGTACtgcatgaataattttggatttttaaaaaaaaaaaaagatttagctCTGCATTTGTATGTGTGagcagttgtttgtgttttatagaGAACAGCTTAATCTGTCTCTCTGctttgcaaaataaatgtagGCAAAACGAGCAGTAAGTGTAAGTTGTATGGGTTTATTTCCTTTTGGTTGCATGCTCTATTAGGCTTTTTCATTAAATACACTCCAATATCTCGTGTGCACCCATTTGTTATACTGTATTCAATTATGGTTTGCATCAGTGACATAGAGTATTTCATTCAAGTGAAATAGTGCTGATGCTGATTTTGCAGGAGGAACCTACCAGGCAATGAAGGAGACTAGACTTTATAGCACACAGTAAGACATGGTACAGTTTCTAATATATTGTAATAGAACAGCTGCTGCATATGCTGCTCTGTGTGCCAGGaaatttgcatttcactgctttAGAAAAGCATTTAATCTGTCGAAGCTGAGACATTGTTAGCTGCTGACTATTTGATTTCTAGAACAACATCTAAAATGTTAGCTTGTGCCTCTTGCTTACAGACGTCTTAACCCAACctaacaataaatgaattaatcaTGAAAATAGGGCTGAAGATAAGTGCACTCATGGGGATGCTGCTATTTGTTTTCAGCAGTATAGAATGGGTGCATGTGTTACTGCCTGCTTTACTGTTATACTCTGTTCTGGAAATGCAACTTGTTCTCTCTGCATGCTGCAAGTAAATAGAGCACTGTGACAATACAGCATTTTGCAGTAAGATTTGTTGTGTAGATGTTGTATAAACATAACAAACTTTCCTTGTGTTTTTATACTTgaacagtttctgtttttattgttagcAGTGGCAGAAAAGCAGTGAAACATCAGTCCAGCTGTAGAGTAGATGCATACTTGAAACAGACAACAGTAAAAGAAGACCAGGATAGCTGTAatcaaatcatcaaatgcaTTGAGATTATATGCTCACTCATGCACGATGTACTTGTTTTACATTCTATTTGCAATACAATTCAAAGGCAACAAATTCTGCATTGACTAACTGGAAATCTGGAAATcagcaaaatgcagaaaaacgcCAAAGTATTCAATTGGTATTTTCCTACTTCGTGATAGCAAGGCAACAAtccatttgcacattttattttgaattttgaaatttgaaataagaaagaaTAACCCTTGAAATACAATACATAATGTACAGAAAACTTAATCACTTACAAAGAGCACTCCACAGGGTGCTCCATAAACCTCCATGAATATACTTGACACCAAGATTTGTTCACTGGTTCTTTTCATATGCCTGtacagggtcaatatataattgcggaactttttgtaacatagctgacaggtatcatagttgacatttttgctgttttcaggcctaaaatcaacatggccgcctataaccaaacaccacattgCCTTTtcacagaaagattcttctaaa
This portion of the Amphiprion ocellaris isolate individual 3 ecotype Okinawa chromosome 19, ASM2253959v1, whole genome shotgun sequence genome encodes:
- the LOC111564670 gene encoding transmembrane protein 235-like, coding for MMKYGPVVLTAGLTGLLSFGLLAVAIGTDYWYIIDVNKPNYTGTEDLSSHSGLWTINEGANSSSVIPSFTANMSSLSEAERHLLGLHKVVVILLPLSLVLLVLGWIFGLVSSLACSPKLLTGSACYFLFCSLFTLSGVSIYIKYSNQAMEEFQRIVSPENLVYVDVSFGWSLATAWLSYSLEVATGLLLMLAARIIQMKGHYDSGVAIAML